One window of the Candidatus Zixiibacteriota bacterium genome contains the following:
- a CDS encoding conserved hypothetical protein (Evidence 4 : Unknown function but conserved in other organisms), with protein MKTRLTPYYIELVYEACLKSFWRKNALAKFLRHCGISEAFIGSWGSEESKRDFLDRLFLELPKSDRGRQGLIRISSFLMDQRTFPDLKNWEDSADKIKAAHESVSRLRLYHEQQEEEIQTEEEHQKARAEFQRRKGEITRSQQSIQKLSDRLNALGKRLGDQQAGYDFQSWFYDLLDFSEIQNRRPYVHEGRQIDGSLTLSGTTYLAELKFTTSPADPVAIGDFFKKVTDKADNTMGVFVSISGYTEVAKKEASSAKTPLLLLDHNHLYLVLGGIMGMSDVIDRIRRHASQTGEAYLAAIDFTG; from the coding sequence ATGAAAACACGACTGACGCCATACTACATTGAACTCGTTTACGAAGCCTGTCTTAAATCCTTCTGGAGGAAGAATGCTCTTGCTAAGTTTCTTCGTCATTGTGGTATATCAGAGGCCTTCATAGGATCTTGGGGATCAGAAGAATCAAAAAGGGATTTTCTTGACCGGCTATTTCTTGAACTCCCTAAGTCTGATCGTGGACGGCAAGGTTTGATAAGGATTTCATCCTTTCTCATGGATCAGAGGACTTTTCCCGATTTGAAGAATTGGGAGGACTCGGCCGATAAGATTAAGGCCGCCCATGAGAGCGTCTCACGATTGAGGCTTTATCATGAGCAGCAAGAGGAAGAAATCCAGACCGAAGAAGAGCACCAGAAAGCCCGAGCGGAGTTTCAAAGAAGAAAGGGAGAAATTACTCGTTCTCAGCAGTCAATACAGAAGCTTTCTGACCGACTGAATGCGCTGGGAAAGCGCCTAGGCGACCAACAGGCGGGCTATGACTTTCAGTCCTGGTTTTATGATCTGCTTGACTTCAGCGAAATCCAAAATCGGCGACCTTACGTGCATGAAGGGCGACAAATCGATGGCTCGTTGACTCTATCCGGTACAACCTATTTGGCCGAGTTGAAATTCACAACGTCTCCAGCGGATCCGGTTGCGATAGGCGACTTCTTCAAGAAAGTCACAGACAAAGCTGATAATACAATGGGTGTGTTCGTTTCCATCTCAGGATATACTGAGGTCGCTAAGAAAGAAGCATCATCGGCCAAAACGCCATTGCTGTTGCTCGATCACAATCACCTCTATCTTGTACTTGGTGGCATCATGGGTATGAGTGACGTAATTGATAGAATAAGGCGTCATGCTTCGCAAACGGGGGAAGCATACTTGGCTGCAATAGATTTCACCGGATAG
- a CDS encoding conserved hypothetical protein (Evidence 4 : Unknown function but conserved in other organisms) has product MSYIDRIYPTNKGLTTYLDELLNKNYQIPTFQREVVWEKGNVKKLWDSIYKFYPLGSILIWKTDLKLQNHRYIGGHQITDPEFARTEYQYILDGQQRTTSLLTSLHGGRIENKPGFDPTIYVDSEIQTDNEIDDESYKNRFIFWDEIDDRNGEIRQNIPKRKKFDEGLIIKLIDIKNNCGAVERRLVENPTGDFRDYDTPVRKELRRLRDILDNYRMSFIEVRGIQVAEVCQIFERINQAGKLLCIFDIVVAKTFRAKTQKESGFYLRELIDDFRKTNRSEFMAIGDLDYLQMLAIIINRHIANSGVGNITDRYLNEIKTDQILAVWNNAKEAMLKTFDFFENHLHIKTPYLMPSRYFYLTVADYFYRNDNPNYSFLAAYFWYYSFHNDDLLSNTSHLFQHLDFLDKEKQQQPYQFARFLINKEQLRTSSYSSRGRLSRAILALYASHLPRDWEHCNREVLVQNLFFSTDKPNLHHVFPINSEYVLNSKHHNQIDSNSLMNIAYLTQLTNLAISNRNPLQYIKDYDNPEFEAILPTHLLPKEIMEWVRNDNMPSNALDVFIEKRLELIIADLRNKLHTISIDVIDTNQTLNEIPI; this is encoded by the coding sequence GTGAGCTATATAGACAGAATTTATCCAACCAATAAAGGCCTGACAACCTATCTTGATGAGTTGCTAAACAAAAACTATCAGATCCCTACTTTTCAAAGAGAAGTGGTTTGGGAGAAAGGCAATGTCAAAAAGCTTTGGGACAGTATATACAAATTTTATCCTTTGGGCAGCATTCTAATATGGAAAACTGATTTGAAATTGCAGAACCACAGATATATCGGCGGACACCAGATTACTGACCCAGAGTTTGCCAGAACAGAATATCAATATATTCTCGATGGCCAGCAACGAACTACTTCATTGCTCACTTCGCTACATGGCGGGAGAATAGAGAATAAGCCGGGGTTTGACCCGACAATTTATGTTGATTCAGAAATCCAAACCGACAACGAGATAGATGATGAAAGCTATAAAAATCGTTTCATATTTTGGGATGAGATAGACGATAGAAATGGTGAAATACGACAAAATATTCCCAAAAGGAAAAAATTTGACGAAGGTTTAATAATAAAACTAATAGATATTAAAAACAATTGTGGAGCAGTTGAAAGGCGCCTCGTTGAAAATCCGACGGGCGATTTTAGAGATTATGATACGCCAGTCCGCAAGGAACTCAGAAGATTGAGAGACATTCTTGATAATTATCGCATGTCATTTATTGAAGTAAGGGGCATTCAGGTTGCAGAAGTCTGCCAAATTTTTGAACGTATCAATCAGGCTGGTAAGCTACTATGCATTTTTGATATAGTTGTGGCTAAAACCTTCAGGGCTAAGACCCAAAAGGAGAGTGGCTTCTATTTGCGTGAGCTTATTGATGATTTTAGGAAGACCAACCGCAGCGAATTTATGGCCATAGGCGATTTAGATTATTTACAAATGCTTGCCATAATTATAAATCGGCACATAGCCAATTCAGGAGTTGGAAATATTACCGACCGCTATCTCAATGAAATCAAAACAGACCAAATACTCGCGGTCTGGAATAATGCAAAAGAAGCAATGTTAAAAACTTTTGACTTTTTCGAAAATCATCTTCATATTAAGACGCCATACTTAATGCCGTCCCGTTATTTTTATTTGACCGTCGCAGACTATTTTTATAGGAATGATAATCCCAATTACAGTTTTTTGGCCGCATATTTTTGGTATTACAGTTTCCACAATGACGATTTATTGAGTAATACATCACATCTATTCCAGCATTTGGATTTCCTTGATAAAGAAAAGCAACAGCAACCTTACCAATTCGCACGGTTCTTAATTAATAAGGAACAACTTCGCACTTCTTCATACAGTTCAAGGGGACGCCTAAGCCGGGCAATACTTGCTCTCTATGCAAGTCATCTGCCGAGGGATTGGGAGCATTGCAATAGAGAAGTCTTAGTTCAGAATTTATTCTTCTCGACTGACAAACCGAATCTACACCATGTGTTTCCCATTAATTCTGAATATGTATTAAATAGCAAGCATCATAATCAGATTGATAGTAATAGCCTAATGAATATTGCTTATTTAACACAGTTAACAAATCTTGCCATAAGTAATCGAAATCCTCTGCAATATATCAAGGATTATGATAATCCAGAATTTGAGGCGATATTGCCAACGCATTTGCTTCCTAAGGAAATCATGGAATGGGTAAGAAATGACAATATGCCATCCAACGCCTTGGATGTTTTTATTGAGAAACGCCTTGAACTCATAATTGCTGACTTGAGGAATAAACTGCATACTATAAGTATTGATGTAATAGACACTAATCAAACACTAAATGAAATTCCTATATAA
- a CDS encoding conserved hypothetical protein (Evidence 4 : Unknown function but conserved in other organisms) produces MDKPFQRKGALSNADVGREFETLAQHFFAKQGLHLTRRVSVQIRINGFKPHNFDLGNKTEKILVECKAHKWTESDNVPSAKLTVWNEVMLFFLAAPSIYRKILFVLRDFSGRKKETLGEYYIRTNSHLIPKDVEVWEYEEKQGTAVRIR; encoded by the coding sequence GTGGACAAACCTTTTCAACGCAAAGGTGCTTTAAGCAATGCCGATGTTGGACGTGAATTTGAGACTTTGGCTCAGCATTTTTTTGCTAAACAAGGCTTGCATCTGACGCGACGCGTTTCAGTCCAAATTAGAATTAATGGATTCAAACCTCATAACTTCGATCTTGGAAATAAAACAGAGAAAATACTAGTGGAGTGCAAAGCACACAAATGGACTGAAAGCGATAATGTTCCAAGCGCAAAGTTGACGGTGTGGAACGAAGTTATGTTGTTTTTCCTTGCGGCCCCGTCCATTTACAGGAAAATCCTATTTGTTCTAAGGGATTTCAGTGGCAGGAAAAAAGAAACTCTTGGCGAGTACTACATTCGGACAAATTCTCATCTCATCCCTAAGGATGTTGAGGTGTGGGAATATGAAGAAAAGCAGGGTACGGCGGTCAGGATAAGATAA